One region of Corynebacterium capitovis DSM 44611 genomic DNA includes:
- a CDS encoding TlpA family protein disulfide reductase → MRTLNRSVVVGIVAVVLATAVIAAGLYALVAKGGKGVGNPGEGASTSEVPVAPRPDCPAGSVAGVELPCLGGQENAAAEAGITVVNLWAWWCEPCRAELPVVDEFAARHPEYTVVGVHADPSASRGADLLTQLGVHIPSYQDDSNAFAGTLGLPAVVPVTVVLRDGKQIAVFARTFDSVDAVNDAVGQVV, encoded by the coding sequence ATGCGCACGCTCAACAGGTCCGTCGTTGTGGGAATCGTGGCGGTGGTTCTCGCCACCGCCGTCATTGCTGCCGGTCTGTACGCACTGGTCGCGAAGGGCGGGAAAGGCGTGGGAAACCCGGGCGAGGGGGCGTCGACAAGCGAGGTGCCCGTCGCCCCGCGCCCCGACTGCCCCGCAGGTAGCGTCGCGGGAGTCGAATTGCCGTGCCTCGGCGGGCAGGAGAACGCCGCCGCGGAAGCGGGAATTACGGTGGTGAACCTCTGGGCGTGGTGGTGCGAACCGTGCCGAGCCGAGCTACCGGTTGTTGACGAATTCGCCGCGCGCCATCCCGAGTACACGGTCGTGGGAGTCCACGCCGATCCGTCGGCGTCCCGGGGCGCAGACCTGCTGACCCAACTCGGGGTGCACATCCCCAGCTACCAGGACGATTCCAACGCCTTTGCAGGCACGCTCGGATTGCCGGCTGTTGTGCCCGTGACCGTGGTGCTGCGCGATGGCAAACAGATCGCCGTGTTCGCGCGCACCTTCGATTCGGTAGACGCTGTGAACGATGCCGTGGGCCAGGTGGTTTAG
- the nth gene encoding endonuclease III produces MSDNRGASLTPQRHRRPGAHPAARGTETPRGRIRRARRINRTLAAVFPDAHAELDFSTPLELLVATVLSAQTTDVRVNQVTPELFARFPTASAYASATPAEVEAIIRPTGFYRAKAANLIGLGRKLVADFGGEVPVALEDLVTLPGVGRKTAHVVRGNAFGLPGLTVDTHFQRLARRLLLTEETDPVKIEHAVGELIERQEWTMFSHRIIFHGRRVCHARRPACGVCPIAFDCPSFGVDGPIVPTTAAERVTGPERGHILAFGRER; encoded by the coding sequence ATGAGTGACAACCGGGGCGCGAGCCTCACACCCCAGCGGCACCGCCGCCCGGGCGCGCACCCGGCTGCCCGAGGTACGGAGACGCCGCGCGGCCGTATCCGGCGGGCGCGCCGCATCAACCGAACGCTTGCGGCCGTCTTCCCCGACGCGCACGCGGAGCTGGACTTTTCCACCCCCTTAGAGCTGCTTGTCGCCACCGTCCTCTCCGCCCAAACGACGGACGTGCGCGTCAATCAGGTTACTCCCGAGCTCTTCGCCCGCTTCCCGACGGCCTCCGCTTACGCCTCCGCCACGCCCGCAGAGGTCGAGGCGATTATCCGCCCTACTGGCTTCTACCGAGCCAAAGCGGCGAACCTCATCGGGCTGGGGCGCAAACTCGTGGCCGACTTCGGCGGGGAGGTCCCCGTCGCGCTGGAGGATCTGGTCACCCTGCCCGGAGTGGGGCGGAAAACCGCCCACGTGGTCCGCGGCAACGCGTTCGGTCTGCCGGGGTTGACCGTCGATACCCACTTTCAGCGGCTGGCGCGCCGCCTGCTGCTGACTGAGGAGACCGACCCCGTCAAGATTGAACACGCGGTGGGGGAGCTCATCGAGCGTCAAGAGTGGACCATGTTTTCCCACCGCATCATCTTTCACGGGCGGCGGGTGTGTCACGCGCGCCGGCCTGCATGCGGGGTGTGCCCCATCGCCTTCGATTGCCCGAGTTTCGGCGTCGATGGGCCGATTGTCCCGACGACTGCCGCCGAGCGCGTGACGGGCCCGGAGCGGGGCCACATCCTTGCGTTCGGAAGGGAGCGCTGA
- a CDS encoding MarP family serine protease, which yields MNAHLVVDAALGVTMFVALMSGWRRGALTAVLAAVGILAGLVVGLSTSIPVQQWSSSHLVRVFTVLALVVVFVGLGNVVGTMIGIRLRDRARLRSTQVLDSVCGALFQVTAVAVAIWFVSIPLATVVPGPVGEGLRSSRILAALDAAAPASAHALPARFAALLDDSGLPPLVTPFSPASSVAAPDAGAIDADVVKQTRPSVVHVMADAGSCDRRLMGSGFVAAQDYVITNAHVVAGTDAVNLDTVLGVQRATVVFYDPGIDIAVLWSPGLGLDPLPFADATLGTGNDAVVMGFPQSGPFEAAAARIRGVTTIAGPNIYASGRVEREAYTVRGTIRQGNSGGPLLTPDGSVAGVVFGASIDSSDTGYALTTRQVLASVGDFASLTSSVDTQSCVAR from the coding sequence TTGAACGCACACCTCGTCGTAGATGCGGCCCTTGGCGTGACGATGTTTGTGGCCCTCATGAGCGGCTGGCGCCGAGGGGCGCTGACGGCGGTGCTTGCCGCCGTGGGCATCCTCGCCGGCCTTGTCGTGGGTTTGTCAACATCCATCCCCGTCCAGCAGTGGAGCTCGAGTCACCTGGTCAGGGTGTTTACCGTCCTTGCCCTCGTCGTCGTTTTCGTGGGACTGGGAAACGTCGTGGGGACGATGATCGGGATCCGTCTTAGAGATCGCGCCAGGCTCCGCTCGACGCAGGTCCTTGACTCCGTGTGCGGCGCCCTGTTCCAGGTCACAGCGGTCGCGGTAGCCATTTGGTTTGTCTCGATCCCGCTGGCCACGGTTGTTCCTGGGCCCGTGGGGGAGGGGTTGCGCAGCTCGCGCATCCTCGCGGCTCTAGACGCCGCGGCCCCCGCCAGCGCGCACGCTCTACCCGCTCGGTTCGCCGCCCTTCTCGACGACTCGGGGCTGCCCCCCTTGGTCACGCCGTTTTCCCCCGCGTCCTCGGTCGCGGCTCCGGACGCCGGCGCGATCGACGCCGACGTAGTTAAGCAGACCCGGCCGAGCGTAGTTCACGTCATGGCGGATGCCGGGTCGTGCGATCGCCGCCTCATGGGCTCTGGCTTCGTCGCCGCGCAGGACTACGTCATTACCAACGCCCACGTCGTCGCGGGGACGGACGCGGTGAATCTCGATACCGTGCTGGGTGTCCAGCGCGCCACCGTGGTGTTCTACGACCCGGGCATCGACATCGCCGTTCTGTGGTCGCCAGGCCTTGGCCTGGATCCGCTTCCCTTCGCCGACGCCACCCTGGGTACGGGGAATGACGCCGTGGTGATGGGGTTCCCCCAATCGGGCCCGTTTGAAGCCGCCGCCGCGCGCATTCGCGGCGTGACCACGATTGCCGGCCCCAATATTTACGCCTCCGGACGGGTGGAGCGGGAAGCGTACACCGTGCGCGGCACGATACGGCAGGGCAATTCGGGCGGCCCTTTGCTCACCCCGGATGGAAGCGTTGCTGGCGTCGTTTTCGGCGCATCCATTGACTCCTCTGACACCGGCTACGCGCTGACTACTCGTCAGGTGCTCGCCAGCGTGGGGGATTTCGCGTCGCTGACCAGCAGCGTTGATACGCAGAGCTGCGTCGCGCGCTAG
- a CDS encoding NUDIX hydrolase — protein sequence MSDVPALPASAPEWMSPLVRGLDASSDQLRRLLGRRVPQKDTAAEAAVLMLLSGDPGAKDLPGDARVLLTHRTPTMRSHSGQMAFPGGRIDPGDAGPVDAALREAWEETGLERARVAPLATLDTVTTGGSGRAVAPVLAYSADPGETRVASVQETDDVFFASLADLIEPANRVQVGMLAWHGPAFWVNDYLVWGFTGALLDALLRAGSWAKPWESGRIVPLRSALKRSRNGERHFS from the coding sequence ATGAGTGACGTGCCCGCTCTGCCGGCCTCGGCACCCGAGTGGATGAGCCCGCTGGTCCGCGGGCTGGACGCGTCGAGCGACCAGCTGCGGCGGCTGCTGGGGCGGCGGGTACCGCAGAAGGACACCGCTGCGGAGGCGGCCGTGCTCATGCTGCTCAGCGGCGACCCCGGTGCGAAAGACCTCCCGGGTGACGCCCGCGTGCTCCTCACCCACCGGACGCCGACGATGCGCAGCCACTCGGGCCAGATGGCCTTTCCCGGTGGCCGCATCGATCCGGGCGACGCGGGCCCCGTCGACGCGGCGCTTCGCGAGGCCTGGGAGGAAACGGGATTGGAGCGCGCGCGGGTTGCGCCTCTAGCTACTCTCGATACGGTGACTACCGGGGGCAGCGGCCGAGCTGTCGCCCCCGTTCTCGCTTACTCCGCGGACCCGGGAGAAACCCGCGTGGCTAGCGTGCAGGAAACCGATGATGTTTTCTTCGCCTCCCTGGCCGACCTCATCGAGCCGGCCAACCGCGTGCAGGTGGGCATGCTGGCGTGGCACGGTCCCGCCTTCTGGGTCAATGACTACCTGGTGTGGGGTTTCACGGGCGCCCTTCTCGACGCCCTACTGCGCGCCGGGAGCTGGGCGAAACCGTGGGAGAGCGGGCGCATCGTGCCCCTCCGCTCGGCACTCAAGCGGTCCCGTAATGGGGAACGCCACTTCTCATGA
- a CDS encoding alpha/beta fold hydrolase: MARQERRLSPKVAEVHGEFTHRMLHTRGVRLHVATAGDQSHPLLLLLHGAYGAWFDFKDVLGPLGAAGFHAVALDMRGYGLSDKPAQRRGDSARVAIGDLRDVITTLGHRRVTLVGQGVGGALAWQFAAAHPDHIEALVSLSAAHPADMGYALATRPWRHGRSITRQVVARSPLRLLQRSDEAVRRDLLAATEPAFHASSQFAQTLQLRQRAARIDHAWPNLSAAPRLLTQRAANSAHPVTAPVLLLQPPGFGGAVLARRQSQRATGECAVAHISGTKHLPHMERPERFVRAVEKFNPAS; the protein is encoded by the coding sequence GTGGCGCGGCAGGAGAGACGTCTTTCGCCCAAGGTGGCGGAGGTCCACGGAGAGTTCACCCACCGGATGCTGCACACCCGCGGGGTGCGCCTCCACGTTGCCACTGCCGGGGATCAGTCCCACCCACTGCTGCTCCTCCTCCATGGCGCGTACGGAGCCTGGTTCGATTTCAAGGACGTCCTCGGCCCCTTGGGCGCCGCAGGGTTTCACGCCGTTGCTCTGGATATGCGCGGTTACGGGCTGTCTGACAAGCCCGCGCAACGCCGGGGAGATTCCGCCCGCGTCGCGATCGGTGACCTGCGCGACGTGATCACGACGCTAGGCCACCGCCGGGTGACGCTCGTCGGCCAAGGGGTCGGCGGGGCTCTCGCCTGGCAGTTCGCGGCCGCGCACCCAGATCACATCGAGGCGCTTGTCTCGCTGTCTGCCGCCCACCCCGCCGACATGGGCTACGCCTTAGCAACGCGACCCTGGCGCCACGGCCGGAGTATCACGCGGCAGGTGGTCGCCCGTTCGCCCCTGCGCCTTCTGCAACGTTCGGACGAGGCGGTACGTCGCGACCTCCTCGCGGCCACCGAGCCCGCATTCCACGCCTCGTCCCAATTCGCCCAGACGCTGCAACTGCGCCAGCGCGCCGCGCGCATCGACCACGCCTGGCCCAACCTGAGCGCCGCGCCGCGCCTGCTGACGCAGCGGGCCGCGAACTCCGCGCACCCAGTCACCGCGCCCGTCCTCTTGCTGCAGCCCCCCGGATTCGGCGGCGCGGTGCTCGCGCGCCGCCAGTCACAGAGGGCCACCGGGGAATGCGCCGTCGCTCACATTTCTGGGACCAAGCACCTGCCGCATATGGAACGCCCCGAGCGGTTTGTGCGCGCCGTCGAGAAGTTTAACCCGGCCTCCTAG